A window from Cryptomeria japonica chromosome 1, Sugi_1.0, whole genome shotgun sequence encodes these proteins:
- the LOC131056717 gene encoding LRR receptor-like serine/threonine-protein kinase ERECTA — MSSNSLNGSIPSTFGDLKSLMLLDLGANQLSGGIPDALGDASSLMLLFLDHNHFTDGGSETWIPKFQLIHLVLAANNISGSLPPWISTQYNLILLEISENQLWGTLPACTSLDSLEFINVAQNMLGGVILPELFNLQLMKFLDFSQNLFAGSIPAERGNCINLIYLNVSYNNVNGEIPWSITSLSRLQLLDLSNNQLTGILPPHLANCTALIYVYVGFNNFSRTIPTSLGVLKDLNYLMLPNNKFRGLISSAVHDLSRLSVLDLGANLLSGSFPEFVLNSSRLSVLILRGNKLWGTVPMGISRLSMLEVLDLSGNRFHGVIPAQVGNIKGMQHSSGLYLPRHTRRDLLINIDIYFNYKGKGREVKRLGYKLLDLSDNQFTGEIPSSLGSLYGLFSVNISWNNISGRIPQSFGNLGFLETLDISHNWLSGAIPSSLGSVSTLAKIDVSYNKLCGRIPSGAQFSTFDAEAFGNNSCLCGSPLPTTCLNISSSGFSPPLASQEEDDEEDEWKFLVGMGIGYVMGVVLILMGMYMSEGMTNLILGSPVRGLPHYGVYRYPH, encoded by the coding sequence ATGTCTTCCAACTCTCTGAATGGGTCAATTCCCTCTACCTTTGGCGATCTGAAAAGTCTAATGTTGCTAGATCTTGGAGCCAACCAGCTATCCGGCGGAATTCCTGATGCTCTGGGAGATGCCTCGTCGCTGATGCTGTTGTTTCTTGATCACAATCACTTTACAGACGGCGGAAGTGAAACATGGATACCCAAATTCCAGCTGATACATTTGGTTTTGGCTGCGAATAATATCAGCGGATCATTACCGCCATGGATATCAACTCAGTACAACCTTATTCTTCTAGAGATCAGTGAGAACCAGCTTTGGGGGACCCTTCCGGCTTGTACTTCATTAGACAGCCTTGAATTCATAAACGTAGCTCAAAATATGCTCGGTGGAGTAATCCTGCCCGAACTGTTCAATTTACAGTTAATGAAGTTTCTGGATTTCTCGCAGAATTTGTTTGCAGGATCGATTCCGGCAGAGAGAGGCAACTGTATCAACCTCATATACCTCAACGTTTCTTATAACAATGTGAATGGTGAGATACCCTGGTCAATAACGAGTTTATCAAGGTTACAGCTCCTAGATCTCTCCAACAACCAGCTTACGGGCATTCTTCCACCACATTTAGCCAATTGCACAGCtctgatatatgtatatgttggtTTCAACAATTTCTCCAGAACTATTCCCACCAGTTTGGGGGTTCTTAAAGATCTCAACTATTTGATGCTTCCAAACAACAAATTCAGAGGTTTAATTTCTTCAGCAGTTCACGACCTGTCTCGATTGTCCGTACTGGATTTGGGCGCAAATTTATTATCTGGATCTTTTCCAGAGTTTGTTCTCAATTCCTCAAGACTATCCGTCTTGATTCTTCGAGGAAACAAGCTGTGGGGAACAGTTCCTATGGGAATATCCCGGTTATCTATGCTGGAAGTCTTGGATCTGTCAGGGAATAGATTTCATGGAGTTATACCTGCACAAGTGGGAAACATCAAAGGGATGCAGCATTCTTCTGGTTTATATCTGCCACGACACACAAGAAGGGATTTGTTAATCAATATCGATATATACTTCAACTACAAGGGCAAGGGCAGAGAGGTGAAGCGGCTGGGATACAAACTGTTGGATCTTTCTGACAACCAGTTTACAGGAGAGATTCCATCGTCATTAGGCTCACTTTATGGGCTTTTCTCTGTGAACATATCATGGAACAACATCAGCGGCCGTATTCCACAGAGCTTTGGGAATCTGGGTTTTCTGGAAACCCTGGATATTTCTCACAACTGGCTTTCAGGGGCGATACCCTCTAGCCTGGGTTCGGTCTCAACTTTGGCAAAGATTGACGTTTCGTATAACAAGTTATGTGGGAGAATTCCAAGTGGTGCCCAGTTCTCTACGTTCGATGCAGAAGCCTTTGGGAACAATAGTTGTCTTTGCGGATCACCGCTACCCACGACATGCCTGAACATTTCATCATCTGGTTTTTCTCCTCCACTTGCGTctcaagaagaagatgatgaagaggacGAGTGGAAATTTCTTGTGGGCATGGGCATAGGGTATGTGATGGGAGTTGTCTTGATTTTAATGGGGATGTATATGAGTGAAGGAATGACAAATCTGATTTTAGGCAGTCCAGTTAGAGGGCTTCCACATTATGGAGTATATAGGTATCCCCATTGA
- the LOC131857105 gene encoding receptor-like protein 33 has protein sequence MASRGGEITYVMTIVLTVALIWNHALCELRPCNSQDLEALHSFKNLLTNSSDSIASSTRNLSQLAGIGSMRALQIQGILFNGFFPLELCQLSNLSRLAISSAGISGRIPHKIRHLQLLEHLDLTANNFSGTIPSALAHLKSLKNLYLDDNALSGQIPAESC, from the exons ATGGCAAGTCGCGGTGGCGAGATAACATATGTGATGACAATAGTGTTAACAGTGGCGTTAATATGGAACCACGCCCTCTGTGAATTAAGGCCCTGCAACAGCCAAGACTTAGAAGCCTTGCACAGCTTCAAGAATTTGTTGACGA ATAGCAGTGATTCAATAGCGAGCTCTACCAGAAACCTCTCTCAGCTTGCTGGCATTGGGAGTATGCGTGCTCTTCAGATTCAGGGTATATTGTTTAACGGCTTTTTTCCTCTGGAGTTATGCCAATTGAGTAACCTTTCACGTCTCGCAATATCATCAGCTGGGATTTCTGGTCGTATTCCTCACAAGATTCGCCACCTGCAGCTGCTGGAGCACTTAGATCTCACTGCAAATAACTTTTCGGGAACCATACCTTCTGCTCTCGCACATCTTAAAAGCCTTAAAAACTTGTATCTTGATGACAATGCCCTCAGCGGCCAAATACCGGCAGAATCTTGTTAG